The Fervidobacterium pennivorans DNA segment ATAATCGACGAAGATTTGAATTCAGCAATTCAAAAGGCTAAAATTCTTAGAGAGAGAGTTAAAATTATTTCCGAAAATACTTGAATTTATCTCATGAGGTGAAAAATTATGGGGAATGGAAATCCTCTCGTTGGAATAATAATGGGTAGCGATTCAGACCTCATTGTTATGAAAGACGCTGCACAAGTTCTCGAAGAGTTTGGTGTCCCTTACGAAATCACAATAGTCTCCGCACATAGAACTCCCGAAAGAATGTTCGAATACGCAAAAAAGGCTGAAGAAAGAGGAATAGAAGTAATAATAGCTGGCGCCGGTGGCGCAGCACACTTGCCTGGGATGACTGCATCAATAACAACTTTACCCGTCATAGGTGTGCCAGTCAAAGCCTCAAATTTGGAAGGACTAGACTCTCTCCTTTCGATTGTACAAATGCCAAAAGGCATACCTGTAGCCACGGTTGCAATTAACAACGCCAAAAACGCCGGTCTACTTGCTGTCTCAATCCTTGGGATAAAGTATCCGCAGCTGCGAGAAAAATTAAAGATGTATAGAGAACGTATGAAACAGGAAGTTTTAACAAAGGCTGACGAATTAGAAAATAATGGATACACCAACTATCTAAAATCCCATTTCCAGAGGTGAAAAAAATGGGTGGAACTCTTTTATACGAAGGAAAAACAAAAATTGTAGAACTCTCAGAAGATGGTCAAAGTGTCATACTAACGTTTAAAGATGATATCACCGCAGGCGATGGTGCTAAACACGATGTGCTAGCTTTAAAAGGTCAATACTGCTCAGAGATTACTGCACGATTGATGCATTATCTAAACACAAAAGGCATCTACACAATGTTTCTTAACTACATACCTCCCAACAAAATTCGAGCTCGCAAGCTTAAAATGATACCTCTTGAAGTTATCGTAAGGTTTAAAAAAGCTGGCTCTTTTGTGCGACGTTACGGTGGAACCGAAGGGGAAGATTTACCAGTTCCCCTTGTTGAATTCACATACAAAAGTGATGTTATGCATGACCCTCTAATGTGTATCGAACATCTTGAAGTGCTCGGTATTTTAAGCATGCAACACGCTACAATAATCATTGACGAAGCAAAAAAAGCAGCAACGCTCCTAAAAGAACTCTTTACCTTACACGGATTCGAACTCTGGGATATAAAATTTGAGTATGGATTCGATGAATCAGGTAACATCTGCCTTGGTGATGAGATTTCACCTGATACGATGCGTTTAAGGAAAGCCGGAGAGATATTCGATAAGGATATCTACAGACGAAATCTTGGGAATCCAATAGAAAAATACGAGGTGGTGCTGAACTTATGCAGAAGTATACTTTTGTAATCGATATCCAATACAAAAGCAACGTACGTGACCCAAGGGGAGAAACGATAAAAAGGGTGCTCAACGAAGAATATTCTATTCCAGTAAGTTCTCTAAGGTTAGGCAAATCCATACATCTTGAGGTTGAAGCTGAAAGCGAAGAACAAGCAAGGCAACTTGTTGAAAAGGCCTGCAGTGAACTTTTAGTAAACCCGGTTACTGAAACGTATGAGGTGAGAAAGCTATGACTCTTCCAAAAGCCCAGGTAGTTGTGTACCCTGGGAGTAACTGTGATAGGGATGCCCTTTGGGCATGTAAATACGTAGGATTTGATGCAGAATTCATAGATATCTATTCTGATATAGATGCTGACTTATTGGTCCTACCTGGTGGTTTTTCATACGGAGATTACCTTCGTGTTGGAGCTGTAGCTGCCCGTGAACCAATTGCTCAAAAGATAAAAGAGTTTGTGAGCCGTGGGGGGCTTGTTATTGGTATTTGCAACGGCTTCCAGATACTTGTCGAAATGGGGCTCTTAGATGGCGCTCTTCTTCAAAATTCTAATGGAAAGTTCATCTGCAAGATTGTAGATTTGGAAATTGTGGACAACTCAACGCCTTTCACCAGCTATTACTTAAAGGGCGAACGTATCAGATTACCTATTGCTCACGGGTTCGGCAGATATGTAAAGACTAACGATGTCAATGTAGCCCTTAGATACGTAGAAGACGTTAACGGCAGTGACCAGTTGATAGCCGGAATAACTAACACCAATAAGAACGTTTTTGGTTTGATGCCACACCCTGAACGTGCAATGGAAAAGATACTCGGCTCGGATGATGGATTGAGGGTATTTTTATCTGCGTTCAACTATATCAAAAATAACGGTGGTGTTAGGGGATGAAGTACTTAGATATCCTTGAAACGAGGTTGGGTAGAAAAGCAACAAGAGAGGAAATAGAAGCGTTCACAGTGATGTGGAGTGAGCATTGCGGTTATTCTCATACAAAAGGTTACATAAGGCAATTGCCAAAAGTGGGAACTGGTGGTAACGCAGGAGTCGTACCACTTGATGATTACCATTTCTTAGCGTTCAAAGTTGAGAGCCACAACCATCCCAGTGCTATTGAACCTTTTAACGGAGCAGCAACAGGTGTAGGTGGAATTATACGAGATGTGCTCGCTATGGGCGCCAGACCTACAGCAATACTTGATTCACTGCACATGGATAAAGTAATCGATGGGATTATCGAAGGAATTTCCGACTACGGTAATTCCATAGGCGTGCCTACCGTGGGTGGAGAGTTAAGGATTTCAGATTTTTACAAACACAACCCTCTTGTTAACGTAATGGCAGTTGGGGTTGGGAAAAACGAGCACCTAATACCTTCAAAAGCTACAAAACCCGGTCAGGTTATCGTTATCTTCGGAGGTGCAACCGGAAGGGACGGTATCCACGGTGCTTCATTTGCTTCGGAAGATTTAACAGGCGAAAAAGCTACGAAACTTTCCATCCAAGTGGGAGACCCATTTGCTGAAAAATTGCTTATCGAGGCTTTCCTGGAAATGGTTGAGAAAGGACTTGTCGAAGGAGCACAAGACCTTGGTGCAGGAGGAGTTCTATCCGCCACAAGCGAACTTGTCGCACGTAGTGGATTAGGTGCTATTGTGCACCTTGAAAAGGTTCCACTCCGTGAACCAGATATGCTGCCAATTGAAATTTTGATAAGCGAAAGCCAGGAACGGA contains these protein-coding regions:
- the purE gene encoding 5-(carboxyamino)imidazole ribonucleotide mutase, with the protein product MGNGNPLVGIIMGSDSDLIVMKDAAQVLEEFGVPYEITIVSAHRTPERMFEYAKKAEERGIEVIIAGAGGAAHLPGMTASITTLPVIGVPVKASNLEGLDSLLSIVQMPKGIPVATVAINNAKNAGLLAVSILGIKYPQLREKLKMYRERMKQEVLTKADELENNGYTNYLKSHFQR
- a CDS encoding phosphoribosylaminoimidazolesuccinocarboxamide synthase, translated to MGGTLLYEGKTKIVELSEDGQSVILTFKDDITAGDGAKHDVLALKGQYCSEITARLMHYLNTKGIYTMFLNYIPPNKIRARKLKMIPLEVIVRFKKAGSFVRRYGGTEGEDLPVPLVEFTYKSDVMHDPLMCIEHLEVLGILSMQHATIIIDEAKKAATLLKELFTLHGFELWDIKFEYGFDESGNICLGDEISPDTMRLRKAGEIFDKDIYRRNLGNPIEKYEVVLNLCRSILL
- the purS gene encoding phosphoribosylformylglycinamidine synthase subunit PurS yields the protein MQKYTFVIDIQYKSNVRDPRGETIKRVLNEEYSIPVSSLRLGKSIHLEVEAESEEQARQLVEKACSELLVNPVTETYEVRKL
- the purQ gene encoding phosphoribosylformylglycinamidine synthase subunit PurQ, with translation MTLPKAQVVVYPGSNCDRDALWACKYVGFDAEFIDIYSDIDADLLVLPGGFSYGDYLRVGAVAAREPIAQKIKEFVSRGGLVIGICNGFQILVEMGLLDGALLQNSNGKFICKIVDLEIVDNSTPFTSYYLKGERIRLPIAHGFGRYVKTNDVNVALRYVEDVNGSDQLIAGITNTNKNVFGLMPHPERAMEKILGSDDGLRVFLSAFNYIKNNGGVRG